TCGCCACCGATCGGCCGGATCGACAGCCCACGCGGATCAGGAGAAGTGTCAGGTCTTCCATCCTGGAGATCGCCTCGGACGACACCGGGCATCTTGTGACCGTGGCCGCAGATGCAGGGGCCGTCATAGCCGAGGGAGACGGGCTCGACCCGGTAGGCCGTACACAGGTAGTGGAGGTATTCGGGCCCCGGCCTCTTGAGCCCGCTCTCGTAAGCGGACAGGAGCGTCTCCCCGATGCCGGGCGCCGCCTTGCCGTCGCGCTCGAACAGCGCCCTTATCTGTTCGATCACGTCGGCGAGAGCGACACCGTGCGCAAGGCGGTGACCCTTGATGCGCGTGGTCCCGAACTGTGGACCGCACTTGTCGTGGATCTCCTCGGCTATCTGAGCCGAGCCACGCCCTGCAGCCAGGCCTTTGGCCCGGATCTGCCTCGCTAACTCTGTCTCCCTGTGCTGCCTGCCGGACATACCGGCCCCTCTCTCGTGGCCAGCTGGGACTGCCTGGCACACTGGTTCCTGACCGGTCCGGTCCCGCTGACACAGTGTGACGTGGATGTCGCACTGTGCCTACTGAGAATGATGGACCAACTTTGGCTTATCCGGAACGCATGAATAGTGCTATCGGCTAAGGATCGTCCACCACTGGACTGTTTCTTTCAACCCGCATGGGAGAAGGCATACCCCGATCCCGGTTTTCCCTCCGTTGACCCGCGCGGCCAGGTGAGTCATCTTTGGCCAACCAGCATCGATTCACGCAATCAAGCGAACATGATTCGGTGCCGGAGCAGGCGACCAAGAGGAGGGACGAGGTGGGGGAAGACGATTTCGGGCACCTGGAGCGGTTGGTGTCAGAACTTGACTCTCATGGGCTGCATGCCCGAGTGGTGCGGACCCAGTCAGGCCGGGCCTTCGTGCGCGTGATCAATCCGAACGCGACCAGCCTGGCGGAGAACGTCACCTGCCGGGCGCAGGCCGCCCCCAGTCCCCGGGATTGGTACTACTGGTGGTCCTGGGGAGAGCGGATGCACACAGCACAGGACCCCGCCGGTGCCGCGACCAAGGTCGCACGCGTGCTTGCCGCGGTGGGGGAGTGAGCTAGCGATGGTCCGGATGGGGTCGCAGCCGTCCGGGCCCGTCGCACTCACTGCGGCTCAACGGGCCGGCGGGGTGTCCGGTGCGGAGCGTCCTCGGACGCTGGGCACCTCGCCGACTCTGAGAAAGCTCACCACAGACTGCCGCCCGGACCCGTCCGGACGGTGATCGGAGGGATCCCTCTCGGCAACGGCACGGGACAGGCTTCCGGGTGCGTGCCCCGTCCGAGCCGTCCGTCACCGGAGCATCCGACCCACCCCCGCGGCCCAGGTCCGGATGTCCCCGTCTTCCCCGGCGTGATGTGACGGCGGCCGGTTCGGTCGGCAATATGAAGAGGCAAGGTAACTTGCCCATATGTCGGCCGCCCCGATCCGAGAGGGATCCACTCCGTGTTCCTGTTCGCCCCCACCCCCACTCCCCCTCCCACCAGTGACTCCGGGTTTGAGGAACTCCTCAGGGCAGGTGTGGGCTTAACCAGGGGGTGCGAGAACGGTGGGGGGGTAGTCTGCAACCTCATGCAGTCCTTCCTGCCGGCCGCCTGGGCACCCGCGATCGCCGGTGCGCTCGCCATCCTGCTCATCGTGGTCATCGCGCTGATCCTGCGCAAGATCGCCAACCGGCTGATCACGCGGGTCGTGCGGCGTGCCTCCTCCTCCAGCGGCGGCTCGATCGCCGGGCGGCTGCGCGGCAAGCAGACGACGACGCTGGAGGGGCTGGACGCGGTCGCCGCCGAGCGGCGCAGGCAGCGCGCGGAGACGATCGGCTCGGTGCTGCGGCCCGTCGCCTCGATCGTCATCCTCGGCACGGCGGCCCTGACCGTCCTGGATCGGCTCTCCATTCCCATCGCCCCTCTGCTGACCAGCGTCGGCATCGTCGGCGTGGCCGTCGGCTTCGGCGCCCAGGAGCTGGTGAAGGACTTCATCGCCGGCATGTTCATGCTCCTGGAGGACCAGTACGGCGTGGGCGACGTGATCGACGCGGGCGCGGCGGTCGGCACCGTCGAGGCGGTCACCCTGCGCATCACCCAGCTGCGCGACGTCGACGGCCGGGTCTGGTATGTCCGCAACGGCACCATCACCCGCGTCGGCAACGAGTCCCAGGGCTGGTCCCGAGCCACCGTGGACGTCCCCGTGGCCTACGCCTCCGACATCCCCGCGGTCCGCGACCTGCTCAAGGACGTGGTCGAGGACATGTGGAACGAGCCCACCTACCGCAGCGTCATGGTGGAGGAGCCCCAGGTCTGGGGGATCGAGCAGATCTCCGACACGGCCATCGTGTTCCGGATCAGCGCTAAGACGATCCCCGCCCGGCAGGCCGAGATCGCCCGCGAGCTGCGTATCCGGATCAAGTCCGCCCTCGACCGGGCTTCGATCGCGATCGCCGGCTGACGTCGCTTAGGCTTGGGGGTGTGTCCGCCATCCCCGAGGAACCCCAGTCCTTCTACGACGCCGTTGGTGGCGAGGTGGCCTTCCGGCATCTCGTCCACCGCTTCTACGAAGGCGTCGTGAGTGACCCGCTGCTGCGTCCGCTCTACCCCGAGGACGACCTCGCCGGGGCCGAAGACCGGCTCCGTCTCTTCCTGATCCAATACTGGGGCGGCCCCAACGCCTACAGCGCGCAACGCGGACATCCGCGGCTGCGGATACGGCACAACCCCTTCGTCATCGGCTCGGCCGAGCGCGACGCCTGGCTGAAGCACATGCACGACGCGGTGGTCTCGCTGGAGCTCCCCGACGACCTGGAGAAGCGTCTGTGGGACTACCTCGTCTACGCGGCGCACAGCATGGTCAACGCTCCTGACGCATAAACTCGGTCAGGTAAGGGCAATCCATGCACATGGAAACCCCCTGGTGGCGTGATGCCGTCGTCTACGAAATCTATGTTCGCAGCTTCGCCGACGCCTCAGGAGACGGCGTCGGCGATCTGGCCGGTATCCGGCAGCACCTGCCCTATCTCGCCGAGCTGGGCGTGGACGCGATCTGGCTGACCCCCTTCTACCGCTCCCCCATGGCCGACGGTGGCTATGACGTCGCCGACTACCGCGACGTCGACCCGCTGTTCGGCACATTGACCGATTTCGACGCGCTCGTCGCCGACGCCCATGGTCATGGTCTCCGGGTGATCGTGGACATCGTGCCCAACCACAGTTCATCCGAGCATGAATGGTTCAAGGCGGCACTGCGGGGCGAGGGGCGCGACCGCTACCTCTTCCGCGACGGCGGAGACCTGCCGCCCAACAACTGGCAGTCCACCTTCAGCGGCCCCGCCTGGACGAAGGCACCCGACGGGCAGTGGTACCTGCACCTGTTCGCCCCCGAGCAGCCTGACTTCAACTGGCGTAACCCCGAGGTCCGGGACGAGTTCCTCGACGTGCTGAGGTTCTGGCTGGACCGGGGGGTGGACGGGTTCAGGATCGACGTGGCGATGGGCCTCTACAAGGCCGAGGGGCTGCCCGACACCCCTCCGGAGGACCAGGCGTTCAAGGCCGAGTCGCCGATCTGGGGACAGCCGGAGGTGCACGAGGTCTACCGGGAATGGCGCAAGGTGCTCGATTCCTACCCGGGCGAGCGGATGGCCGTCGGCGAGGTGTGGACCGACTCCCCCGAGGACCTCGCCCTCTACATCCGCCCCGACGAGCTGCACCAGAGCTTCAACTTCTCCTGGCTGGAGGCCCCCTGGTCCGCCCCGGCGTTCCGGAAGATCATCGATGAAACTCTGGCCACCGTCACCGCTCCGACCTGGGTGCTCTCCAACCACGACGTGGTCCGCCACGTCACCCGGTACGGCGAGGGCCTGGTCAACTCCACGACGGGGCCGGCCCGTGCCCGGGCGGCCCTGCTGGCCATGCTCGCCCTGCCGGGCTCGGCGTACCTGTACCAGGGGGAGGAACTCGGCCTGCCCGAGGTGCGGGACCTTCCCTCCGAGTCGCGGCAGGACCCCATCTTCGCGCGCTCGGAAGGCACCCTGCCCGGCCGGGACGGCTGCCGGGTCCCCATTCCCTGGTCGGGGATCGCCGAGCCGTACGGCTTCTCACCCGACGGCGCCCGGCCCTGGCTGCCCCAGCCGGCCGAGTGGGCCCCGCTGACCGCCGAGCACCAGGCGAGCGACCCTGGTTCGACGCTGGGCTTCTACCAGGAGGCCCTGCGTGCCCGCCGTGAACTGCGCGGCTCACTCGGCGACGAGATCACCTGGCTGGACTCCTCGGAGGGCGCGCTCTTCTTCAGCCGGGGGCCGCTGACCTGCGTCATCAACTGCGGCTCCGAGCCGGTGCAGCTTCCGCCGCACGACCGGGTCCTGATCGGCAGCGCCCCGGTGGACGGCTACCTGCTCCCCCCGGACACCGCGGCCTGGCTCCACACTCCGTAGCGGGCTCCCCTGCTCCCGGCGAGCCGCCGGGTCCACAGGGCGCTGCCCGGCACGTGCGGCAGGCCACCACGCCTCCGGCGGGGCACCGCCCCGGTACACGTGCTCCGGGCCGCCGGACGCCGGGCCTGACCGCCTGCGTCCGGCGGCGGATCATGGAGCGGGAGCAGACCGGGCGCTGGAGCGGGGGCAGGACCGTCATGGAGCGCCGGAGGATCAGCCGCGGGGCGGCGAGGTGAGCAGGGCGACGGCCATCTCCCGGACCGATGTGGTGAAGCGCCGCGGATCGTCGCGTGTCAGGTGCCTGATCAGGTTGCTGTCGAACACCGAGAGCAGCGCGTGGGCGAGAAACTCCGTGTCGAGATCGGGGCGCTCCTCGGCCAGCAGTGCGCTGATGTGGCTGTGCCAGAACCGATAACTGGGATCGGCCTGCTTGTCGGCGGCGCATGCCTGGTCATGGGCGGACAGCAGGGCCGCGTTCTGCTCGGCAATGCCTGCCAGACCGTCCAGGAAGGCCAGCAGTCGCTCCCGGGCGGGTGTTCCCGGGCCCAGCGGCGGAGGTCCCTGGATGACGGCCTCACGCAGGGCGACCGACCGTTCCTCGAGCAGGGCCTGCATGAGACCGGCACGGCTGCCGAAGCGGCGGAAAATCGTGCCCTTGCCGACGCCCGCAAGGGCCGCGACCCGGTCGAGTGACACATGCTCGTTGCCGCCCTCTTCCAACAGCCGCTCCGCGGCCCGGAGGACCGCTCGCCGGTTCCGCTAACAGGGCCCGGACGGATACCCATCGCTTCGCGAAGGGGCCGACGGGATACCCATCGCCTCGCAAGGAGAACCAGTGAGCATTCGCGCGCTCATCGTCGACCCGGCCGCCCCCGCGGCCCTCCGGCTCGGAGATATCGACGACCCGGCCCCGCGCCCACACCAGACGGTGATCGATGTCCGGCACATCTCCCTCAACCGCGGCGAGATCGCCTTCGCCCGCCAACAGGCGCCGGGGACCGTGCTGGGCTACGACGCCTCCGGCATCGTGTCGCGGGCCGCCGCGGACGGCAGCGGGCCGGCCGTCGGGACCCGCGTCGCGGCCTTCGGAGCGGGGGCCTGGGCTCAGCGCATGGCCGTCGGCACCGACTCCGTCGCCGAGATCCCGGACGAGGTCGACCTGGCCGACGC
Above is a genomic segment from Streptosporangium album containing:
- a CDS encoding mechanosensitive ion channel family protein — its product is MQSFLPAAWAPAIAGALAILLIVVIALILRKIANRLITRVVRRASSSSGGSIAGRLRGKQTTTLEGLDAVAAERRRQRAETIGSVLRPVASIVILGTAALTVLDRLSIPIAPLLTSVGIVGVAVGFGAQELVKDFIAGMFMLLEDQYGVGDVIDAGAAVGTVEAVTLRITQLRDVDGRVWYVRNGTITRVGNESQGWSRATVDVPVAYASDIPAVRDLLKDVVEDMWNEPTYRSVMVEEPQVWGIEQISDTAIVFRISAKTIPARQAEIARELRIRIKSALDRASIAIAG
- a CDS encoding globin, encoding MSAIPEEPQSFYDAVGGEVAFRHLVHRFYEGVVSDPLLRPLYPEDDLAGAEDRLRLFLIQYWGGPNAYSAQRGHPRLRIRHNPFVIGSAERDAWLKHMHDAVVSLELPDDLEKRLWDYLVYAAHSMVNAPDA
- a CDS encoding glycoside hydrolase family 13 protein, with product METPWWRDAVVYEIYVRSFADASGDGVGDLAGIRQHLPYLAELGVDAIWLTPFYRSPMADGGYDVADYRDVDPLFGTLTDFDALVADAHGHGLRVIVDIVPNHSSSEHEWFKAALRGEGRDRYLFRDGGDLPPNNWQSTFSGPAWTKAPDGQWYLHLFAPEQPDFNWRNPEVRDEFLDVLRFWLDRGVDGFRIDVAMGLYKAEGLPDTPPEDQAFKAESPIWGQPEVHEVYREWRKVLDSYPGERMAVGEVWTDSPEDLALYIRPDELHQSFNFSWLEAPWSAPAFRKIIDETLATVTAPTWVLSNHDVVRHVTRYGEGLVNSTTGPARARAALLAMLALPGSAYLYQGEELGLPEVRDLPSESRQDPIFARSEGTLPGRDGCRVPIPWSGIAEPYGFSPDGARPWLPQPAEWAPLTAEHQASDPGSTLGFYQEALRARRELRGSLGDEITWLDSSEGALFFSRGPLTCVINCGSEPVQLPPHDRVLIGSAPVDGYLLPPDTAAWLHTP
- a CDS encoding TetR/AcrR family transcriptional regulator translates to MEEGGNEHVSLDRVAALAGVGKGTIFRRFGSRAGLMQALLEERSVALREAVIQGPPPLGPGTPARERLLAFLDGLAGIAEQNAALLSAHDQACAADKQADPSYRFWHSHISALLAEERPDLDTEFLAHALLSVFDSNLIRHLTRDDPRRFTTSVREMAVALLTSPPRG
- a CDS encoding alcohol dehydrogenase catalytic domain-containing protein; its protein translation is MSIRALIVDPAAPAALRLGDIDDPAPRPHQTVIDVRHISLNRGEIAFARQQAPGTVLGYDASGIVSRAAADGSGPAVGTRVAAFGAGAWAQRMAVGTDSVAEIPDEVDLADAAALPMAGVTALRTLRAAPILGKRVLIWERSEHRLGLRRAGCVRAVLALLNRPVQVDEHLRRRHRVR